GCCGAGGATCTGCGGGCCGCTCCCGGGGAGCCAGTCGCCGAGGGTGTCGGCGAGCAGCTGGGGCGAGTTGTCGGTGGAGCCGGTGTCCACCGCGAGGATTCGCTGGACCTGCCGGTCCTGGCCGAGCAGTCCGGCGAGCGCCTGCGGCAGCCAGCGGGCGCCGTCGTGCGAGACGATCACGGCGGTGACCAAGTGGCGCGGGTAGGCGGGCGGCCTGGCAGCGGAGAAGCCGCTCTGGTGGCTGTAGACAGTCATCGGGTGCGCGGACCACCGGTTCGGGTTTGACGGCAGATGACGCACCACACTAACGGCTCCGGGTGGCGCGATCCTCCCCGGCGGGTGTGAAGAGACGGTGCAGCGGGTATCGCGTCCGGTCGCCGTGGGGGCCCGGGAACGCGGAAGCGCCCCACCTGAGCGGTGAGGCGCCGACACGGGCCGGGACGGGCCCGGGTGTCCGGATGCCCGGACGTGCTGCGGGAGTCAGACCGCGCTCTTCTTGAGGCGGCGGCGCTCGCGCTCGGAGAGGCCCCCCCAGATGCCGAACCGCTCGTCGTTGGCGAGGGCGTACTCCAGGCACTCGGCCCGGACCTCGCACGCCAGGCAGACCTTCTTGGCCTCCCGGGTGGAGCCGCCCTTCTCGGGGAAGAAGGACTCCGGGTCGGTCTGGGCGCACAACGCGCGCTCCTGCCAGCCGAGTTCCTCTTCGTCTTCCTCGATGCCCTCACCGATCAACAGCTCAAAGAGCTCGCTCATTCTGGCGCGCCTCCTCTGCCCCTCTTGGCGTCCCCGTGGTGTTGCCGTTGCCGGTGCGGCGGAACGACACGAGAGAAATTACAGTTGCGTCACTCTGGCCCAGTCAAGCCGAGCTCTGGTATTGGGCCGAGGATTCACTCCCCGGAACCAAGCCACTACGAATAGTGTACATATCCGGACAACCCGGACATCACGCCTGGTTCCTGACCAGCCATCAGGCCGCACGCCGCTCCCGACCGGGACGGTCCGGGGCGATCTCAGGGCGTCCCTTCCCGGAGTCTTTAGCTTCGAAACCTTAATGGGCGCTTATCACCCCATCCGGTGGTTCAGAGCCGATGTGACCCGAATGTCCGTCAGTCCGCCTTGACACTGGAGGGTCGCTTGCGGTGTGCTTGCCCGCATGTCAGAGTTCCCGGCCACCTCCACCGACCGGCGCCGCCAGGCGCTCCTCGGTGCTGCCGCGAACTCCTCGTGTTGTCGCCGCTGTCTCCGCTGTATCTAGGCGCTCGCGTCCCACCGCGCGCCGCCCCGGAACAGAGGCCGACCGCGCGACAGTCCCCCCTTGAACGTCCTCGCGGCCCCGGCTGATCCCAAGTCCGCAGCCGAACCCGAGGACGTCACCGTGCGAATGCCCCGACTCCGCAAGCGCAACCGCGACCGCAGGCGTTTTCCCGCGCCCGCCGCTCCCGCCCCCCTCTCCCCCGCCGCGCCCCGCTGGGCCGACGGCCTGAGCGACGTGTCCATCGCGGGCGACCCGCTGGCCTTCCCGCACCTGGCCCGCACCGACCTGCCCGCGCACCCCACCACGCTCGGCGGCTACGCCCGGCTGGTGCGCGAGATCGCCGCCGACCGGGCCCGCTGGGAGCCGCTGGTCCGCTACGACGCGCTGACCCGCTGGTACGCCCGGCTGGAGACCGGCCCCGGCTACGAGGTGTGGCTGCTCAGCTGGCTGCCCGGCCAGTCCAGCGGCTTCCACGACCACGGCCGCTCCTCCGGCGTGATGACCGTCGTCCAGGGCGAACTCTCCGAGCGCTCGCTGACGGCCGGCGGCGAGGGCTCGCGCGCCCTGGCCCCCGGCGGCCTGCGGGTGTTCTCCACCGGCTACCTGCACGAGATGGTCAACGCCTCGCTGGAACCCGCCGTCTCCGTCCACCTCTACACGCCCGGCCTGGTCGAGATGAACCAGTACCCGGCCGCCGCCGCGGAGCAGGCCGCCGCGCACCCGGAGCGTCACCGGGTGCACTGACGCGCTGGCAGGATGAGGCCATGCGAATCACTGCGTTGGCGGGTGGGATCGGCGGGGCCAGGTTCCTGCGCGGACTGCGGGCGGCCCTGACCCCCGAGGACCGGATCACCGTGATCGGGAACACCGGGGACGACATCCACCTCTACGGCCTGAAGGTCTGCCCCGACCTGGACACCGTGATGTACACCCTCGGCGGCGGCATCCACGAGGAACAGGGCTGGGGCCGCACCGACGAGACCTGGTCGATCAAGGAGGAGATGAAGGCGTACGGCGTCGGGCCCGAGTGGTTCGGGCTCGGCGACCGGGACTTCGCCACCCACATCGTCCGGACCCAGATGCTGGCCGCCGGGTACCCGCTGTCCGCCGTCACCGAGGCGCTGTGCGACCGCTGGCAGCCCGGCGTGCGGCTGCTGCCGATGAGCGACGACCGGGTCGAGACCCACGTCCGGATCACCGACGCGGACGGGCCGCGGGTGGTGCACTTCCAGGAGTACTGGGTCCGGTTGCACGCCGCCGTCGCCGCCGAGGCGATCGTCCCGGTCGGCGCCGAGAGCGCGAAGCCCGCGCCCGGCGTGCTGGAGGCGATCGCCGAGGCCGACCTGGTGCTGCTGCCGCCGTCCAACCCGGTGGTCTCGATCGGCACCATCCTGGCCGTCCCCGGCATCCGCGAGGCGGTCGCCGGCGCGAGCGCCCCCGTGGTCGGCCTCTCCCCCATCATCGGCGGCGCGCCGGTGCGCGGCATGGCCGACAAGGTGCTCGCCGCCGTCGGCGTGCAGACCACCGCGGCGGCCGTCGCCCGACACTACGGCGCGCGCCGCGACGGCGGGCTGCTGGACGGCTGGCTGGTGGACACCTCCGACGCCGCCGCCGTGGACGAGGTGGCGACCGCCGGGATCGCCTGCCGGGCCGTGCCGCTGCTGATGAGCTCGGTCGAGGCCACCGCCGAGATGGCGCGCGCCGCGCTGGCACTGGCCGCCGAGGTCGCCGGGGCCGCCGGGGCCGCCGAATGAGCGGGGGCGTCGGCGGCGGGGGGCTGCGGGTGCTGCCGGTCGCCGGGCTGCCGGAGATCGCGGCCGGCGACGACCTCGCCGAACTGATCGCCAAGGCGGGCCGGTTCGAGGACGGCGACGTCGTGGTGGTCACCTCCAAGGTGGTCTCCAAGGCCGAGGGCCGGCTGCTGCGCGCCGACGACCGGGAGGCCGCGATCGACGCCGAGACCGTCCGGGTGGTGGCCCGGCGCGGCCCGGCCCGGATCGTCGAGAACCGCAACGGCCTGGTGATGGCCGCGGCCGGTGTCGACGCGTCCAACACCGCGCCCGGGACGGTCCTGCTGCTGCCGGTCGACCCGGACGGCTCGGCCCGCCGACTGCGCGCCCGGCTCCAGGAGCTGACCGGGCGGCGGCTGGCCGTGCTGGTCACCGACACCTTCGGCCGGCCCTGGCGCAACGGGCTCACCGACGTCGCGATCGGCGCCGCCGGGCTGCCCGTGCTGGAGGACCACCGCGGCCGGGTCGACAGCCACGGCAACGAGCTGCGGTTGACCGTCACCGCCACCGCCGACGAACTCGCCGCCGCCGCCGACCTGGTCAAGGGCAAGGCCACCGGCACCCCGGTGGCGATCGTCCGCGGCCTGGACGGCCTGGTCACCGCGGCGGACGGGGAGGGCACCCGCCCGCTGATCCGCCCCGCCGAGCAGGACATGTTCCGCCTCGGCACCTCGGAGGCCGTCCGCGCGGCGGTCACCCTCCGGCGGACGGTGCGCGCCTTCACCGACGAGCCGGTCGACGGCGGCGCGGTGCGCCGGGCCGTCGCCGCCGCGATCACCGCCCCCGCCCCGCACCACACCACGCCCTGGCGGTTCGTCCTGCTCGAAACGGCGGACGCCCGCACCCGGCTGCTGGACGCCATGCTCGGCGCCTGGCAGCGCGACCTGCGGGAGCTCGACGGCTGGAGCGAGGAGCGCGTCGCGCGGCGCACCGCGCGCGGCGAAGTGCTGCGCGGCGCACCGTACGTGATCGTCCCGTGCCTGGTGACGGACGGCTCCCACGACTACCCGGACGAGCGGCGGGCCGCCGCCGAGCGGGAGATGTTCGTGGTGGCGGCCGGGGCGGCCGTCCAGAACCTGCTGGTCGCCCTGGCCGGCGAGGGGTACGGCTCGGCCTGGGTGTCCTCCACGATGTTCTGCCGCGACACCGTCCGCGGCGCGCTCGACCTCCCGCCGAGCTGGGACCCGATGGGCGCGGTCGCGGTCGGCCGGGCGGCGGAGGCCCCGAGGGAGCGTCAGGCGCGGGACGCGGAGGCGTTCCTGACCGTGCGCTAGCCGGGCTCCGGCCACCTCCCCCGAACAGCCGCCCTACCGGCCGCGGTGGTCGTTGGGGGCCAGCCGGGGGCCGTACTTCGGGGGGCGGGCGCCGGTGAGCGGGAGGATGCGGCACAGGCGGTGGCGGTGCGGGCGGTAGGGCTCCAGCAGGGCGAGCATCTGGGCGTCGTCGCTGCGGGGGCGGCCGGCCAGCGCCCAGCCGACGGTGTGCGGGAGGTGGAAGTCGCCGACCGAGACCGCGTCGGCGTCGCCGTTGCTGCGCTGGAGCGTCTCGGCGGCGGTCCACGGGCCGACGCCGGGGACGGCGGTGAGCCGGGCGAAGGCGTCCGCCGGGGGCATCGCCGCGGCCTGTTCGAGGCGGGCGGCGAGGCGGGCGGCGCGCAGCACGGTGGCCGAGCGCTTGGGGTCGACCCCGGCCCGGTGCCAGGCCCAGCTGGGGACGAGGGTCCAGTCGCGGGCCGAGGGGGCGGTCCGCATGCCGAGGTCGGCGGCGGGGCCGGGGGCCGGGGTGCCGTGGTCGTGGAGCAGGGTGCGCCAGGCGCGGTAGGCCTCCATGGTGGTGACCTTCTGCTCCAGGATCGCCGGGACGAGGGACTCCATGACCAGGCCGGTGCGGGTCAACCGGAGCCCGGGGCAGGCGCGTTGGGCCTCGCGCAGCGGCCCGGGCGGGAGGGCGAGCCCGGCCGGGTCGTCCTCGGCGCCGAGCAGGGCGGGGAGCTGTTCGAGCAGCCAGCCGCCGCCGGGGCCCCAGCCGGTGGCGTCGACGCCGTCGGCGCGCTGGAGGACGCGCAGGGTGCCGGGCCCGTCCGGGGTGCGGGAGGCGCGCCAGACGGCGCCGTCGGGGGTGCGCCGGAAGGCCGGGTCGCCGGTGCCGCGCTGGAGCGGGAAGAGGGTGCGGCCGAGGTCGAGGGGGTAGCCGGGCCGCCACTGCCGGGTCTGGGCGGGCATCGGTACGTCCTCGGGGTCGGGTGCGGGGCAGGGGCGAGCGTAACGCGACGCGGCGGTCCGACGGGCCGGACACCCTCCCCTCCGGCGGGGGGCAGGACGTAGGCTGGGGTGCACCATGACTGCGCCTTTCGCTGCCGACGCCCGCACCCCCGCCGAGCTGCTGCAGGCCTTCCTGCGCCCGGGGTCCGCTGCCGACCCGTCCCGCCCGTTGGTGACCTTCTACGACGACTCGACCGGGGAACGGGTGGAGCTGTCGGCGAAGACCTTCGACAACTGGGTGGCGAAGACGGCCAACCTGTTGCAGGACGAGTTGAACGCCTCGCCGGACGACCGGGCGGCGCTGCTGCTGCCGGCGCACTGGCAGAGCGCGGTGTGGCTGCTGGCGTGCTGGTCGGTGGGCGTGGTGGCGGTGCCGCAGGGCGAGCCGAAGGACGCCGAGCTGGTGGTCTCCGGGCCGGACGGGCTGGCGGCGGCGCAGGAGTGCTCGGGCGAGCGGGTGGCGCTGGCGCTGCGCCCGCTGGGCGGGCGGTTCCCGCAGCGGCCGGACGGGTTCCTGGACTACGCGGCGGAGGTGCCCGGGCAGGGCGACCGGTTCGCCCCGTACTCGCCGGTGGACCCGCAGGCGGTGGCGCTGGAGACGGTGGTGGACGGGCTGCCGCTGAAGCTGACCGGCGAGCAGGCCGTGGCGCTGGCCCGGGAGGGCGCGGCCCGGCTGGGCCTGGACAGCGGCAGCCGGGTGCTGTCCACGCTGTCGTTCGACGACTGGACGGGCCTGGAGGCGGGCCTGCTGGCGCCGCTGGCGGCGGGCGCGTCGGTCGTCCTGTGCCGCAACTCCGAGCAGTTGACGGAGGACCAGTGGCGGAGCCGGGTCGAATCCGAACGGGTGACTCTGCGCCTCGGGTGAGGTCCACGGCCCGCCGGGGCGGGTAGTCCTGGGGCGATGGCAGTGGAGTGCGGCGACGGCGCGCTCCGCCCGGCGGAACCGGCCGGACGGGGCGCGCCGCCGCCGTTTTCCACCCTTTCGCCGGGTGACGGGTATCACATCGCGGACGGTTCGGCGGCCGGGCTCGTCTAGGGTGTCCGGGATGAACAGCGGACACCGGAACCGGGGCGACTCGGCGGACTCGACCCCGACCGGCGTCGACCCCGCCGACCAGTGGGTGCTCGACCCGGCGACCGGCGAGTTCCGGCTCGACCTGGACGCGGGCCGGCCGGCGGGCGGCGGCGCGGCAGCAAAGGGCGGCGCGGCGGCCCGCGGCGCGACGGCGGTGCCCGGCGGGCGGGCGGCCCGGCGCAAGGGCCGCTCCTCGCGCGGGCGGCGGGTCCTGAAGTGGACCGCGGGCACGCTGGGCCTGGTGCTGGTCGCGGGCTGCGGCGGCGCGTACTACGTCTACCAGCACTTCAACAGCAACATCTCCTCGGTGAAGGTCCAGGTCGGCGAGGAGTCGGAGCGCCCGCAGGCGACCGACGCGCTGAACATCCTGGTGATCGGCACCGACAGCCGGGTCGGCCTCGGCCGGGAGTACGGCGACGAGGGCTCGGCCGGGCACGCGGACACCACGCTGCTGTTCCACATCTCCAAGGACCGCTCGAACGCGACGGTGCTGTCCATCCCGCGCGACCTGATGGTCTCCGTCCCGGACTGCAAGGCGGGCGACAAGAGCATCCCCGGCGAGGCCCGGGCGATGTTCAACACCAGCCTGGGCCAGGACGGCCGCGACCCCGGCTGCACCTGGAAGACCGTCGAGAAGCTGACCGGCGTCCGGATCAACCACTTCATGATGGTCAACTTCGAGGCGGTGAAGACGCTTTCGACCGCCGTCGGCGGCGTCGAGGTGTGCGCCTCGACCGACATCGACGACCCGTACTCGCACCTGAAGATGACCGCGGGCCGGCACGTGGTGCAGGGCGAGGAGGCGCTGGCCTTCGTCCGCACCCGGCACGCGGTGGGCCTGGGCGGCGACCTGACCCGGATTCCGCTGCAGCAGCAGTTCATCTCCTCGATGATCCGCAAGATGAAGAGCAGCGACACCCTGACCAACCCCGGCAAGCTGTGGGACCTGGCCGACGCCGCCACCAAGGCGCTGACCGTCGACGACGGGATCGGCAGCGTCAACAAGCTGAAGGACCTGGCGCTCGACATCTCCCGGGTCGACACCAAGAACATCACCTTCACCACGGCGCCGGTGCTCGACGACCCGACGGACAGCAACCGGCTGGTCCTCAAGCCGAACGACGCCCAGCAGCTGTTCGCCATGATCGCCGCGGACCGCTCGCTGACCGACGTCCCGCAGCAGAGCGCCGCCCCGAGCCCGCCGCCCCGGCCTCCTCCGCCCCCGCCGCGCCACAGGTCGACGCGGCGGACGTCAAGGTCACGGTCCGCAACGGCAGCGGGACCGCCGGCCAGGCGAGCAAGGCCGCCACCGCCCTCCAGGCCGGGGGCTTCGAGCTGGCCGTCGCGGGCAGCAACGCGGACGCGGCGGCGAGCAGCGCGGTCACCTACCCGGCCGGGCACGAGGACGAGGCCCGGGCGGTGGCCGCGGCCCTCGGACTGCCCGCGACGGCGGTGCAGGCCGGCAGCAGGCTCGGCGCGAAGGACGGCGTCGTCGTGGTGCTCGGCAAGGACTTCACCGGCGCGGGCAGCACGGCGTCGGCGGCGCCGACCGAGGCACCCAAGGACATCCAGCGGGTGCAGGCGGACGACACCAACGTCTGCGCCGCGAAGGCGAAGTGACGCGGGGTCGGGAAGAACGGCGGGCCCGGGGCCGCCGCGGGTGCCGGGGCCGGGGCGTTCCGCTGCCGCGGGTCCCCGTTCGCACCGGCCCTCGGCGGCCCGGGCCCTCCGGTGGCATCCGGCGCGCGGCGGCACCGACCCGCCGTTCCCCGGGCCCCTGCGGAGCCGGGTGGCGGGGCGCTACGCGTCCGGGGCGAGGGTGTCGGGGGCGGTCTCGGTGTAGGTCTCGCCGGTGCGCGGGCAGCGCCAGCGGCCGGGGGCGGTGGGGGTGAGCGGTTCGCCGGCCCGGCCGACCCACTTGATGCGGCGGGCGGGGACGCCGGCCACCAGGGCGAAGTCGGGGACGTCGCGGTGGACCACGGCTCCGGCGGCGACCAGGGCCCAGCGGCCGACGGTGACGCCGGCGACCAGGACGGCGCGCCCGCCGATCGAGCAGCCCTCGCGGAGGGTGACGCCGCGGGCGTGCCAGTCGTCGCCGCGCTTGAGCCGGCCGTCGGGGTCGACGGAGCGCGGGTAGAGGTCGTTGGTGAGGACGGCGGCGGGGCCGACGAAGACGCCGTCCTCCAGCACCGCGGGCTCGTACACCAGGGCGTGGTTCTGCAGTTTGACCCGGTCGCCGAGCTTCACGCCGGGGCCGACGTACGCGCCGCGGCCGATGATGCACTCGGCGCCGATCTCGGCGTCCTCGCGGACCTGGGCGAGGTGCCAGACGGTGCTGCCGGGGCCGATCACGGCGCGCGGGTCGACGTCGGCGGTGGCCTCGATCCGGGGGGCGCTGCTCGTCATGGCGCGACCCTAGCGCGGGCGGACGGCCCCCGTCCGGCGTTCCGGGGACCGTCCGGCGCGGGGCGTCACGGGCCCGGGGTGGTGACCGGGTCGATCGGGGCGGGCGGGGTGGAGGCGATCACCCGGCGGGCCAGCTTGCGCGGGGAGGTGAGGAAGCCGTAGCCCCAGCTCATGTGCATGGTGGCGAGGGCGAACGGGTGCAGCAGGCGGGCCTTGAGCGGCATCCGGGGGCCGCGCAGGCAGCCGTAGGCGATCACCGCGAGGTAGCCGACCGGGAGGACCAGGAACGCCGGGTGCAGCGCGACGCCGAGCAGCAGGCCGGCCAGCACGCCGAGCAGGGCGGCCGGCGGGGCCAGGTAGCGCAGGTTGACCGAGCCCCGGTGGTAGCGGGTGACCACCCGGCGCCAGCGGCCGTAGTCCCGGTACTGCTTGGCCAGGGCGCGCATGGTCGGCCGGGGCCGGTAGGTGACCCGGAGCTGGGGGGTGAACCAGACCAGGCCGCCGGACTGCCGGATGCGGTAGTTGAGCTCCCAGTCCTGGGCGCGGACGAACTCCTCGTTGTAGCCGCCCTGCCGCTCCAGCACCGAGCGGCGGAACACCCCGAGGTAGACGGTGTCGGCCGGGCCGGCCAGGCCGCCGGTGTGGAAGGCCGCGTTGCCGACGCCGACCTTGGAGGTCATCGCGGCGGCGACGGCGTGCTCCCAGTCGGTCTCGCCCTCGGCGTGCATGACGCCGCCGACGTTGGCGGCGTCCATCTCGTCGAGCAGCCGGACGGCGGTGGCGATGTAACCCGGCGTCAGCAGGCCGTGGCCGTCCACCCGGACGACCACCGGGTGGCGGCTGGCCCGGATCGCCGCGTTCAGGCCCGCCGGGGTGCGGCCGGTGGGGTTGGGGACGGTGCGCACCCGCGGGTCGGCCGCGGCGAGTTCGGCGGCGATCTCGTCGGTCCGGTCCCCGGACGGGCCCAGCGCGATCACCACCTCCAGCTCACCGCCGTACTCCTGTTCCAGGATGCGGCGGACGGCGGTGCGCAGGTGACGTTCCTCGTTGAGCACCGGCATGATCACGGAGACCGCCGGCAGCTCCTCAGCAGCCTTGGTGTTCATCGTGCCCGAGCGTACCGGCGCGGCCCCGTGCCTGTCAGACGGGGTCCTCCCCCGTCCGGCGCGCCGTCCGGGCGCACCCGTCCGACCCGCCTAGCATGCGGAAGATGCCCCACCAGCACCCGCCCGTCCGTCTGCCCGCACCGACGCGGCGGTCCGGGCGCCGGAGACGGGGGCGCTGGGCGGCGGGCGCCCTCTCCTTCGCGGTGCTGGCCACCTCGTGCGGCGGGTGGGCGGTGCTGAACGGCGTCGGCTCCTCGCTGGACCGGGTGGACGCGATCGGCGGCGGCCCGGACCGGCCCGCCGACGACGGCGCCGCGACCTTCCTGGTGGTGGGCACCGACGAGCGCGCGGGCATCCCGGAGTCCACCCTCAAGGACGTGCTGCACGCGGGCGGCGAGTCCTGCCACTGCACCGACACCATGATGGTGGTGCAGCTGTCCGCGGACGGCGGCCGGGCCACCGTGGTCTCCGTCCCGCGCGACTCCTACGTGGACATCCCGGCGCACCAGGACCCCGCCACCGGCCGGCAGGTGGCCGCCTCCAAGGGCAAGATCAACGCGGCGTACGGGATGGGCGGGGCGCCGCTGGCGGTGCGCACCGTCGAGCAGAACACCGGGCTGCGGATCGACCACTACGTCGAGGTGAACTTCCTCGCCTTCGTCTCCACCGTGGACGCCCTGGGCGGCGTCGAGGTGTGCACCGCCAAGCCGCTGCGGGACGACTACTCGGGGCTGGACCTGCCGGCCGGCACCACCCGGCTGGACGGCGCGGGGGCGCTGCGCTACGTCCGGGCCCGGCACGTGGACGGCTCCGCCGACCTGGGGCGGATGCGCCGCCAGCAGGAGTTCCTGGCGCAGTTGCTGCACCGGGCCGCCGGGGGCGCCCTGCTCGACCCGGCGAAGCTCTCCGGGGTGCTGGACACCGTGCTGCGCTCGGTGAAGGTCGACAAGGGCCTGGGCAACGCCGAACTGCTGGACTTCGCGGGCCGGTTGAAGGACCTGTCGGCCTCGAACGCGGACTTCGCCACGGTGCCGCTGTCCGAGGTGGACCACCAGGTGCCGGGCTGGGGCTCCACCGTGCTGTGGGACGAGAAGGGCGCGGCGGCGCTGTTCGAGGCGGTCCGGGCCGGGCGGCCGCTGACCGGGGCCGCCGCCTCCGCCGCCCCGGCCGCCGCGCCCGCCGCCGTCCCGCCGCCGGTGACGGCGGCGGGTGCGCCGCCGGTTGCCGGAACGATTCCGCCGGAGCAGGTCCGGGTGCAGGTGCTCAACGGGACGGGCGTCCAGGGCCTGGGCTTCCGGGTCGACGCCGAGCTGCGCGGGGCGGGCTTCGCCACCACCGGCACGCCGTCCAACGCCCCCGGCGGCGGGTCGGCCGCGAC
This is a stretch of genomic DNA from Kitasatospora fiedleri. It encodes these proteins:
- a CDS encoding WhiB family transcriptional regulator encodes the protein MSELFELLIGEGIEEDEEELGWQERALCAQTDPESFFPEKGGSTREAKKVCLACEVRAECLEYALANDERFGIWGGLSERERRRLKKSAV
- a CDS encoding cysteine dioxygenase — encoded protein: MNVLAAPADPKSAAEPEDVTVRMPRLRKRNRDRRRFPAPAAPAPLSPAAPRWADGLSDVSIAGDPLAFPHLARTDLPAHPTTLGGYARLVREIAADRARWEPLVRYDALTRWYARLETGPGYEVWLLSWLPGQSSGFHDHGRSSGVMTVVQGELSERSLTAGGEGSRALAPGGLRVFSTGYLHEMVNASLEPAVSVHLYTPGLVEMNQYPAAAAEQAAAHPERHRVH
- the cofD gene encoding 2-phospho-L-lactate transferase, encoding MRITALAGGIGGARFLRGLRAALTPEDRITVIGNTGDDIHLYGLKVCPDLDTVMYTLGGGIHEEQGWGRTDETWSIKEEMKAYGVGPEWFGLGDRDFATHIVRTQMLAAGYPLSAVTEALCDRWQPGVRLLPMSDDRVETHVRITDADGPRVVHFQEYWVRLHAAVAAEAIVPVGAESAKPAPGVLEAIAEADLVLLPPSNPVVSIGTILAVPGIREAVAGASAPVVGLSPIIGGAPVRGMADKVLAAVGVQTTAAAVARHYGARRDGGLLDGWLVDTSDAAAVDEVATAGIACRAVPLLMSSVEATAEMARAALALAAEVAGAAGAAE
- a CDS encoding coenzyme F420-0:L-glutamate ligase; protein product: MSGGVGGGGLRVLPVAGLPEIAAGDDLAELIAKAGRFEDGDVVVVTSKVVSKAEGRLLRADDREAAIDAETVRVVARRGPARIVENRNGLVMAAAGVDASNTAPGTVLLLPVDPDGSARRLRARLQELTGRRLAVLVTDTFGRPWRNGLTDVAIGAAGLPVLEDHRGRVDSHGNELRLTVTATADELAAAADLVKGKATGTPVAIVRGLDGLVTAADGEGTRPLIRPAEQDMFRLGTSEAVRAAVTLRRTVRAFTDEPVDGGAVRRAVAAAITAPAPHHTTPWRFVLLETADARTRLLDAMLGAWQRDLRELDGWSEERVARRTARGEVLRGAPYVIVPCLVTDGSHDYPDERRAAAEREMFVVAAGAAVQNLLVALAGEGYGSAWVSSTMFCRDTVRGALDLPPSWDPMGAVAVGRAAEAPRERQARDAEAFLTVR
- a CDS encoding DNA-3-methyladenine glycosylase family protein, with product MPAQTRQWRPGYPLDLGRTLFPLQRGTGDPAFRRTPDGAVWRASRTPDGPGTLRVLQRADGVDATGWGPGGGWLLEQLPALLGAEDDPAGLALPPGPLREAQRACPGLRLTRTGLVMESLVPAILEQKVTTMEAYRAWRTLLHDHGTPAPGPAADLGMRTAPSARDWTLVPSWAWHRAGVDPKRSATVLRAARLAARLEQAAAMPPADAFARLTAVPGVGPWTAAETLQRSNGDADAVSVGDFHLPHTVGWALAGRPRSDDAQMLALLEPYRPHRHRLCRILPLTGARPPKYGPRLAPNDHRGR
- a CDS encoding TIGR03089 family protein → MTAPFAADARTPAELLQAFLRPGSAADPSRPLVTFYDDSTGERVELSAKTFDNWVAKTANLLQDELNASPDDRAALLLPAHWQSAVWLLACWSVGVVAVPQGEPKDAELVVSGPDGLAAAQECSGERVALALRPLGGRFPQRPDGFLDYAAEVPGQGDRFAPYSPVDPQAVALETVVDGLPLKLTGEQAVALAREGAARLGLDSGSRVLSTLSFDDWTGLEAGLLAPLAAGASVVLCRNSEQLTEDQWRSRVESERVTLRLG
- a CDS encoding LytR C-terminal domain-containing protein, translated to MGPGRRRHQGADRRRRDRQRQQAEGPGARHLPGRHQEHHLHHGAGARRPDGQQPAGPQAERRPAAVRHDRRGPLADRRPAAERRPEPAAPASSAPAAPQVDAADVKVTVRNGSGTAGQASKAATALQAGGFELAVAGSNADAAASSAVTYPAGHEDEARAVAAALGLPATAVQAGSRLGAKDGVVVVLGKDFTGAGSTASAAPTEAPKDIQRVQADDTNVCAAKAK
- a CDS encoding acyltransferase encodes the protein MTSSAPRIEATADVDPRAVIGPGSTVWHLAQVREDAEIGAECIIGRGAYVGPGVKLGDRVKLQNHALVYEPAVLEDGVFVGPAAVLTNDLYPRSVDPDGRLKRGDDWHARGVTLREGCSIGGRAVLVAGVTVGRWALVAAGAVVHRDVPDFALVAGVPARRIKWVGRAGEPLTPTAPGRWRCPRTGETYTETAPDTLAPDA
- a CDS encoding glycosyltransferase family 2 protein, with translation MNTKAAEELPAVSVIMPVLNEERHLRTAVRRILEQEYGGELEVVIALGPSGDRTDEIAAELAAADPRVRTVPNPTGRTPAGLNAAIRASRHPVVVRVDGHGLLTPGYIATAVRLLDEMDAANVGGVMHAEGETDWEHAVAAAMTSKVGVGNAAFHTGGLAGPADTVYLGVFRRSVLERQGGYNEEFVRAQDWELNYRIRQSGGLVWFTPQLRVTYRPRPTMRALAKQYRDYGRWRRVVTRYHRGSVNLRYLAPPAALLGVLAGLLLGVALHPAFLVLPVGYLAVIAYGCLRGPRMPLKARLLHPFALATMHMSWGYGFLTSPRKLARRVIASTPPAPIDPVTTPGP
- a CDS encoding LCP family protein — its product is MPHQHPPVRLPAPTRRSGRRRRGRWAAGALSFAVLATSCGGWAVLNGVGSSLDRVDAIGGGPDRPADDGAATFLVVGTDERAGIPESTLKDVLHAGGESCHCTDTMMVVQLSADGGRATVVSVPRDSYVDIPAHQDPATGRQVAASKGKINAAYGMGGAPLAVRTVEQNTGLRIDHYVEVNFLAFVSTVDALGGVEVCTAKPLRDDYSGLDLPAGTTRLDGAGALRYVRARHVDGSADLGRMRRQQEFLAQLLHRAAGGALLDPAKLSGVLDTVLRSVKVDKGLGNAELLDFAGRLKDLSASNADFATVPLSEVDHQVPGWGSTVLWDEKGAAALFEAVRAGRPLTGAAASAAPAAAPAAVPPPVTAAGAPPVAGTIPPEQVRVQVLNGTGVQGLGFRVDAELRGAGFATTGTPSNAPGGGSAATRTVIRYDPRWDESVKTLAAALPDAELVPVPNLGPTFQVVAGSAYRAPADPATSAAAASSAAGQPGPTAAAATTTAATTTAAAVAGAANGSAISCPS